A region of Gadus morhua chromosome 18, gadMor3.0, whole genome shotgun sequence DNA encodes the following proteins:
- the med1 gene encoding mediator of RNA polymerase II transcription subunit 1 isoform X2: MAAAVAAVSIQSASPARELTLSAQQAAIQATGDRIKKEEEGTAEKQSRVAVLLERLHAKHSASRPWQETSKVVRQAMEKRGAMHAAGHQLLLTCLETLQRALKVSSLASMTDRLESIARQNMLGSHLSPSGTECYITSDMFYVEVQLEPAGQLVDVKVAHHGENPASCPELIQHLREKNFEEFSKHLKGLVNLYKVPGDNKLKTKMYLALQSLELDLTKMMHMFRLATNANTVETILHGSVGLLTGRSGGRLVSLQCYVSPYDVFEEGTGTQLNLTDTNVPRSLGVSVYVTVEGTSSIYKLPIAPLITGSHPVDNKGTPSFSSVTNSNCVDLPVCFFLKLNQPMAFSLSFIQRMGAATGIPVFDSPPALSPLYQLIVHSQLQRLDEGGPPPKPSHNMHFYSCLPDQQHCYFLNGDAPVQDGRSLQGALVSKIPFRHPAQVPAILDIIRHQAAYNTLVGSCVKRTSVKEDAAGLLQFEVCPLTDSSFSVSFQHPVNESLVCVVMEVIDSKQVACKLFKGMSDALICTDDFITKVVQRCMSIPVTMRAIRRKAETIQADTPALSLIAKTVEIMVKNNLPPSGSPSYNMAGDGANPMGLPGLAGGNTPTGAGPPGGPNFAGPISTLFGMNRGPAQAGGECLGQAGASVQQQQQQQQQQQQLQQGQQGQGHVDDYNKVTQNPILTSLLQITGSVGSSPSSQNAPTQPHQTPPPTSSPASNTKNHPMLMNLLKDNPTQDFAALYGSSPLERQNSSSGSPRMDGMGGACPGSGSKGKKKRPRGTEKGGPMPGTPGGGVGPGGGGLGGMGMKGQGPSSMQQHHHQHQATHEDDFHRELFSMDVDASQNPIFDVNLPGDGLDTPHSITPAPSQCGTPPSGPVVPYHAQPHVQSQQQQQQQLQPAMPPRMVRLSSSDSIGPDITEILSDLPEQTGKGGGGGGPGQHHMGSGGEDGGPLDTPIRDSSSSGQGSAVFDSADIFNTNSNEIPFTDAADLIADATATADTPTSGDSNFFPDAADFNPDLLTSGHGFSQRYFDDSSPSADGDLDLVKGFGGSSQQNTPSGTPQNPAPHDQSTPEPSMKDPFDIGLVFGGGNSGGGKPLLVQAPDLGDAHSAHGGVGGSQSPLMMALPGAGGDFKNADAKVKQQQQQQQLQQGLMRPKEEGGGGGGGGGSSGMGMCGGGGMGEGKQVKRSRTPSSEGKSKEKLPKRKKLDTDGKSPSHSSGGRPYTPPSGGSGSGGSMGGGGGSKSPGSSGGRSQTPPGGATPPIPKITIQIPKGTLSGGKTSSHGGYTSSSSASSSAVGMGAGSGGGKGHHTHSSSSSGKIKTKEGAMAQGSSSKPGGGGMGPGQSQSKGSSQGMGVKPGSSPITKHGLTGPGGGGGGIGSSNKMKPLGGKPPGSLMNPNMKPNISPSHSRSGSSGEKLSSPMKMQQSGVPGTPPSSKAKSPMGSGGGGSSGGSKSSSGGGMGSQKPMGGGSSSGNMSSSSSSGSSSGSMAFSGGSQSQYGGGGGGSGGGGGGQGGGGGNSGGGGGGGGGGSGGGGGGGGGSSGGGGNQNNANNPNAKGKSPSRNKKPSLTAVIDKLKSVGGGGVGEDGCEVGPPTGGPAGAAPGPGPGNVPNSAPPNMGPSKHPMSSQGGDYKREKSEKEAKAKVSVPGPGGDKKLMDTKSAGGVPGAGLAKIIISKTDGVSPSIKAKVSLQKAGEGGGGGIGESMRPQISSLKASPLFSGSTPSNSRSPGYTPLNHDSESESGSSSVAEKSHQNSPSSDDDQSMRPHAPQDFMGSMPLSSGEKHKKHKKEKKRQKERERERERERDRERDREKEKKKSSMSMGPSAHPMKPDSWSRSPISASDSSISMMGPERPPRPSPVYIRNEDDDLMDSALTGNL; encoded by the exons ATGgctgcggcggtggcggcggtgtcTATCCAAAGCGCTAGCCCCGCTAGAGAGCTCACCCTGTCGGCTCAACAAGCAGCCATCCAGGCTACCGGTGACAGGATTaagaaggaagaagagggaACAG CGGAGAAGCAGAGTCGTGTGGCGGTTTTACTAGAGCGCCTCCATGCCAAACACAGCGCCTCTCGTCCATGGCAGGAGACCAGCAAGGTGGTCCGACAGGCTATG GAGAAGCGTGGGGCGATGCACGCAGCTggacaccagctcctcctcacCTGCCTGGAGACCCTCCAGAGAGCCCTGAaag TGTCTTCTCTGGCCTCTATGACGGATCGTCTGGAGTCCATTGCGCGCCAGAACAT GCTGGGCTCCCACCTCTCCCCGTCGGGCACGGAGTGCTACATCACCTCGGACATGTTCTACGTGGAGGTGCAGCTGGAGCCGGCCGGGCAGCTGGTGGACGTCAAGGTGGCGCACCACGGGGAGAACCCAGCG AGCTGTCCAGAGCTGATTCAGCACCTGAG GGAGAAGAACTTTGAAGAGTTCTCCAAGCATCTCAAGGGCCTGGTCAACCTCTACAAGGTCCCTGGAGACAA TAAGCTGAAAACGAAGATGTACCTCGCACTCCAGTCGCTGGAGCTCGACCTCACCAAGATGATGCACATGTTCAG GTTAGCCACCAACGCTAACACGGTGGAGACCATTCTCCACGGCAGTGTGGGCCTGCTGACGGGCCGGAGCGGCGGCCGCCTGGTGTCCCTCCAGTGCTACGTGTCTCCGTACGACGTGTTTGAGGAGGGCACCGGGACCCAGCTCAACCTGACCGACACCAACG TTCCCAGGAGCCTGGGCGTGAGTGTGTACGTCACCGTGGAGGGAACCTCGTCCATCTACAAGCTGCCCATCGCCCCACTCATCACCGGCTCCCACCCAGTGGACAACAAAGG gacaccctccttctcctcggtcACCAACTCCAACTGCGTGGATCTCCCCGTGTGTTTCTTCCTGAAGTTGAACCAACCAAtggccttctccctctccttcatccaGCGCATGGGGGCTGCAACGG GGATCCCAGTGTTCGACAGCCCCCcagccctctcccctctgtaCCAGCTGATCGTCCACAGCCAATTACAGCGCTTGGACGAAGGTGGACCGCCCCCTAAGCCCTCGCACAACATGCACTTCTACTCT tgtCTTCCAGACCAGCAGCACTGCTACTTCCTGAACGGCGACGCCCCCGTGCAGGACGGGCGctccctgcagggggcgctggtCAGCAAGATCCCCTTCCGCCACCCGGCGCAGGTCCCGGCCATCCTGGACATCATCCGTCACCAGGCCGCCTACAACACGCTGGTGGGCAGCTGCGTCAAGCGCACCTCCGTCAAGGAAG ACGCAGCGGGGCTCCTGCAGTTTGAGGTGTGCCCCCTCACTGACTCCAGCTTCAGCGTCTCCTTCCAGCACCCGGTCAATGAATCCCTTGTGTGTG tggtgatggaggtgattgACTCTAAACAGGTGGCCTGCAAGCTGTTCAAGGGAATGTCGGACGCCCTGATCTGCACCGATGATTTCATCACCAAAGTGGTCCAGAG GTGCATGTCCATCCCTGTGACCATGAGGGCCATCCGCAGGAAGGCGGAGACCATCCAGGCCGACACGCCGGCCCTGTCCCTCATCGCCAAGACGGTGGAGATCATGGTGAAGAACAACCTGCCGCCCTCCGGGAGCCCCTCCTACAACATGGCGGGCGACGGGGCCAACCCCATGGGCCTGCCCGGGCTCGCCGGGGGCAACACGCCCACGGGCGCCGGACCCCCCGGGGGCCCCAACTTTGCGGGCCCCATCAGCACTCTGTTCGGGATGAATCGCGGGCCGGCCCAAGCTGGGGGGGAGTGCCTGGGGCAAGCCGGGGCATccgtccagcagcagcaacaacaacaacaacaacagcagcagttaCAGCAAGGACAGCAAGGACAAGGTCACGTGGACGACTACAACAAGGTCACCCAGAACCCCATCCTGACCAGCCTCCTGCAGATCACCGGGAGCGTGGGCTCCAGCCCCAGCTCCCAGAACGCCCCCACGCAGCCCCACCAGACGccgccccccacctcctccccggcCAGCAACACCAAGAACCACCCCATGCTGATGAACCTGTTGAAGGACAACCCCACCCAGGACTTTGCCGCGCTGTACGGCTCCAGCCCTCTGGAGCGGCAGAACTCCTCGTCCGGTTCCCCCCGGATGGACGGCATGGGCGGAGCCTGCCCCGGGAGCGGCAGCAAAGGGAAGAAGAAGCGCCCGCGGGGGACGGAGAAGGGCGGGCCGATGCCCGGCACTCCTGGCGGCGGGGTCggccccggcggcggcggccttgGCGGGATGGGGATGAAGGGCCAGGGGCCGAGCTCcatgcagcagcaccaccaccagcaccaggccACGCACGAGGACGACTTCCACCGCGAGCTCTTCTCCATGGACGTGGACGCCTCGCAGAACCCCATCTTCGACGTCAACCTGCCCGGCGACGGCCTGGACACGCCCCACAGCATCACCCCGGCGCCCAGCCAATGCGGGACCCCGCCCTCGGGCCCGGTGGTGCCCTACCACGCCCAGCCCCACGTCCAatcgcagcagcagcagcagcagcagctgcagcccgccATGCCCCCCCGCATGGTCCGCCTGTCCAGCTCGGACAGCATCGGCCCGGACATCACGGAGATCCTGTCGGACCTGCCCGAGCAGACGGGtaagggcggcggcggcggcggcccgggCCAGCACCACATGGGCAGCGGGGGGGAGGACGGCGGGCCCCTGGACACGCCCATCCGGGACTCTTCGAGCTCGGGCCAGGGCAGCGCCGTCTTCGACTCGGCGGACATCTTCAACACCAACAGCAACGAGATCCCCTTCACGGACGCGGCGGACCTCATCGCGGACGCCACCGCCACGGCCGACACGCCCACCAGCGGCGACTCCAACTTCTTCCCCGACGCCGCCGACTTCAACCCGGACCTGCTGACGTCCGGCCACGGCTTCTCCCAGCGGTACTTCGACGACAGCTCGCCGAGCGCCGACGGGGACCTGGACCTGGTCAAAGGCTTCGGGGGGAGCAGCCAGCAGAACACTCCGTCCGGGACCCCCCAGAACCCCGCGCCGCACGACCAGAGCACCCCGGAGCCCTCCATGAAGGACCCGTTCGACATCGGCTTGGTCTTCGGGGGGGGGAACAGCGGCGGGGGGAAGCCCCTCCTGGTGCAAGCGCCCGATTTGGGGGACGCCCACTCCGCCCACGGGGGCGTTGGAGGCAGCCAGAGCCCACTCATGATGGCGCTGCCGGGAGCGGGAGGCGACTTCAAGAACGCAGACGCTAAAgtgaaacaacaacagcagcagcagcagctgcaacAGGGACTCATGAGACCcaaggaggagggcggaggaggaggaggaggaggcggctcCTCTGGGATGGGCAtgtgtggcggcggcggcatggGGGAAGGGAAACAGGTCAAGCGCAGTAGGACACCGTCCAGCGAGGGCAAGTCCAAAGAAAAGCTGCCCAAACGCAAGAAGCTGGACACCGACGGGAAGTCCCCATCCCACAGCTCCGGGGGCCGGCCGTACACGCCCCCCAGCGGGGGGTCCGGCTCCGGGGGGAGCatgggcggtggcggcggctcCAAGTCCCCCGGTAGCTCGGGGGGGCGCTCGCAGACCCCCCCCGGGGGCGCCACCCCGCCGATCCCCAAGATCACCATTCAGATCCCCAAAGGGACGCTCTCCGGGGGGAAGACCTCGTCCCACGGGGGGTACACCTCCAgtagctccgcctccagcagcGCTGTGGGGATGGGGgcgggcagcggcggcggcaaaGGCCATCACACCcactcgtcctcttcctccggCAAGATCAAGACCAAGGAGGGAGCCATGGCCCAGGGCAGCAGCTCCAAgcccggcgggggggggatggggccGGGGCAGTCCCAGTCCAAAGGGTCCTCTCAGGGTATGGGGGTCAAGCCGGGGTCTTCCCCCATCACCAAGCACGGGCTGACGGGaccggggggcggcgggggagggATCGGCAGCAGTAACAAGATGAAACCTCTAGGGGGCAAGCCCCCCGGGTCGCTGATGAACCCCAACATGAAGCCCAACATCTCCCCCTCGCACTCCCGCTCCGGCAGCTCCGGGGAGAAGCTGTCCTCTCCCATGAAGATGCAGCAGTCCGGGGTCCCCGggaccccgccctcctccaaGGCCAAGTCGCCGATGGGCTCCGGGGGGGGCGGCAGCTCGGGGGGGTCCAAATCATCCTCCGGGGGCGGGATGGGGTCCCAGAAGCCGATGGGAGGGGGCTCGTCCTCCGGCaacatgtcctcctcctcctcgtccggctcctcctccggctccatGGCCTTCTCCGGCGGGTCGCAGTCCCAgtacgggggaggagggggtggatcagggggaggagggggagggcaagggggaggtggggggaatagcggcggaggaggtggtggaggaggaggagggagtgggggaggtggtggcggtgggggaggCAGCAGCGGTGGAGGGGGAAACCAGAACAATGCAAACAACCCAAACGCCAAAGGGAAGTCCCCCAGCCGCAACAAGAAGCCGTCCCTAACGGCGGTCATCGACAAGCTGAAGAGCGTGGGGGGCGGCGGGGTCGGGGAGGACGGCTGCGAGGTGGGGCCCCCGACAGGCGGCCCCGCGGGAGCGGCACCGGGACCGGGTCCGGGGAACGTGCCCAACAGTGCACCCCCGAACATGGGCCCTTCGAAGCACCCCATGTCCTCCCAAGGGGGCGACTACAAGCGGGAGAAGTCCGAGAAGGAGGCAAAAGCCAAGGTTTCGGTTCCGGGCCCCGGTGGGGATAAAAAGCTGATGGACACCAAGTCGGCCGGGGGTGTCCCCGGAGCTGGCCTGGCCAAGATCATCATCAGCAAGACGGACGGCGTCTCTCCAAGCATCAAGGCCAAGGTGAGCCTCCAGAAGGCCggcgagggcggcggcggcggcatcgGCGAGTCCATGCGCCCGCAGATCTCCAGCCTCAAGGCCTCGCCCCTCTTCAGCGGCTCCACCCCGAGCAACAGCCGCTCGCCGGGATACACGCCGCTCAACCACGACAGCGAGAGCGAGTCGGGCAGCAGCTCGGTGGCGGAGAAGTCCCACCAGAACAGCCCCAGCTCGGACGACGACCAGAGCATGCGGCCGCACGCCCCGCAGGACTTCATGGGCTCCATGCCGCTGAGCTCCGGCGAGAAGCACAAGAAGcacaagaaggagaagaagaggcagaaggagagggagcgcgAGCGGGAGCGCGAGAGGGACCGCGAGAGGGACCgcgagaaggagaagaagaagtccTCCATGTCGATGGGGCCCTCCGCGCACCCCATGAAGCCCGACAGCTGGTCCCGCTCGCCCATCTCGGCCTCGGACTCGTCCATCTCCATGATGGGCCCCGAGAGGCCCCCCAGGCCCAGTCCCGTGTACATACGAAACGAGGACGACGACCTCATGGACTCTGCCCTCACCGGCAACCTTTAA
- the med1 gene encoding mediator of RNA polymerase II transcription subunit 1 isoform X1: MAAAVAAVSIQSASPARELTLSAQQAAIQATGDRIKKEEEGTEAEKQSRVAVLLERLHAKHSASRPWQETSKVVRQAMEKRGAMHAAGHQLLLTCLETLQRALKVSSLASMTDRLESIARQNMLGSHLSPSGTECYITSDMFYVEVQLEPAGQLVDVKVAHHGENPASCPELIQHLREKNFEEFSKHLKGLVNLYKVPGDNKLKTKMYLALQSLELDLTKMMHMFRLATNANTVETILHGSVGLLTGRSGGRLVSLQCYVSPYDVFEEGTGTQLNLTDTNVPRSLGVSVYVTVEGTSSIYKLPIAPLITGSHPVDNKGTPSFSSVTNSNCVDLPVCFFLKLNQPMAFSLSFIQRMGAATGIPVFDSPPALSPLYQLIVHSQLQRLDEGGPPPKPSHNMHFYSCLPDQQHCYFLNGDAPVQDGRSLQGALVSKIPFRHPAQVPAILDIIRHQAAYNTLVGSCVKRTSVKEDAAGLLQFEVCPLTDSSFSVSFQHPVNESLVCVVMEVIDSKQVACKLFKGMSDALICTDDFITKVVQRCMSIPVTMRAIRRKAETIQADTPALSLIAKTVEIMVKNNLPPSGSPSYNMAGDGANPMGLPGLAGGNTPTGAGPPGGPNFAGPISTLFGMNRGPAQAGGECLGQAGASVQQQQQQQQQQQQLQQGQQGQGHVDDYNKVTQNPILTSLLQITGSVGSSPSSQNAPTQPHQTPPPTSSPASNTKNHPMLMNLLKDNPTQDFAALYGSSPLERQNSSSGSPRMDGMGGACPGSGSKGKKKRPRGTEKGGPMPGTPGGGVGPGGGGLGGMGMKGQGPSSMQQHHHQHQATHEDDFHRELFSMDVDASQNPIFDVNLPGDGLDTPHSITPAPSQCGTPPSGPVVPYHAQPHVQSQQQQQQQLQPAMPPRMVRLSSSDSIGPDITEILSDLPEQTGKGGGGGGPGQHHMGSGGEDGGPLDTPIRDSSSSGQGSAVFDSADIFNTNSNEIPFTDAADLIADATATADTPTSGDSNFFPDAADFNPDLLTSGHGFSQRYFDDSSPSADGDLDLVKGFGGSSQQNTPSGTPQNPAPHDQSTPEPSMKDPFDIGLVFGGGNSGGGKPLLVQAPDLGDAHSAHGGVGGSQSPLMMALPGAGGDFKNADAKVKQQQQQQQLQQGLMRPKEEGGGGGGGGGSSGMGMCGGGGMGEGKQVKRSRTPSSEGKSKEKLPKRKKLDTDGKSPSHSSGGRPYTPPSGGSGSGGSMGGGGGSKSPGSSGGRSQTPPGGATPPIPKITIQIPKGTLSGGKTSSHGGYTSSSSASSSAVGMGAGSGGGKGHHTHSSSSSGKIKTKEGAMAQGSSSKPGGGGMGPGQSQSKGSSQGMGVKPGSSPITKHGLTGPGGGGGGIGSSNKMKPLGGKPPGSLMNPNMKPNISPSHSRSGSSGEKLSSPMKMQQSGVPGTPPSSKAKSPMGSGGGGSSGGSKSSSGGGMGSQKPMGGGSSSGNMSSSSSSGSSSGSMAFSGGSQSQYGGGGGGSGGGGGGQGGGGGNSGGGGGGGGGGSGGGGGGGGGSSGGGGNQNNANNPNAKGKSPSRNKKPSLTAVIDKLKSVGGGGVGEDGCEVGPPTGGPAGAAPGPGPGNVPNSAPPNMGPSKHPMSSQGGDYKREKSEKEAKAKVSVPGPGGDKKLMDTKSAGGVPGAGLAKIIISKTDGVSPSIKAKVSLQKAGEGGGGGIGESMRPQISSLKASPLFSGSTPSNSRSPGYTPLNHDSESESGSSSVAEKSHQNSPSSDDDQSMRPHAPQDFMGSMPLSSGEKHKKHKKEKKRQKERERERERERDRERDREKEKKKSSMSMGPSAHPMKPDSWSRSPISASDSSISMMGPERPPRPSPVYIRNEDDDLMDSALTGNL; encoded by the exons ATGgctgcggcggtggcggcggtgtcTATCCAAAGCGCTAGCCCCGCTAGAGAGCTCACCCTGTCGGCTCAACAAGCAGCCATCCAGGCTACCGGTGACAGGATTaagaaggaagaagagggaACAG AAGCGGAGAAGCAGAGTCGTGTGGCGGTTTTACTAGAGCGCCTCCATGCCAAACACAGCGCCTCTCGTCCATGGCAGGAGACCAGCAAGGTGGTCCGACAGGCTATG GAGAAGCGTGGGGCGATGCACGCAGCTggacaccagctcctcctcacCTGCCTGGAGACCCTCCAGAGAGCCCTGAaag TGTCTTCTCTGGCCTCTATGACGGATCGTCTGGAGTCCATTGCGCGCCAGAACAT GCTGGGCTCCCACCTCTCCCCGTCGGGCACGGAGTGCTACATCACCTCGGACATGTTCTACGTGGAGGTGCAGCTGGAGCCGGCCGGGCAGCTGGTGGACGTCAAGGTGGCGCACCACGGGGAGAACCCAGCG AGCTGTCCAGAGCTGATTCAGCACCTGAG GGAGAAGAACTTTGAAGAGTTCTCCAAGCATCTCAAGGGCCTGGTCAACCTCTACAAGGTCCCTGGAGACAA TAAGCTGAAAACGAAGATGTACCTCGCACTCCAGTCGCTGGAGCTCGACCTCACCAAGATGATGCACATGTTCAG GTTAGCCACCAACGCTAACACGGTGGAGACCATTCTCCACGGCAGTGTGGGCCTGCTGACGGGCCGGAGCGGCGGCCGCCTGGTGTCCCTCCAGTGCTACGTGTCTCCGTACGACGTGTTTGAGGAGGGCACCGGGACCCAGCTCAACCTGACCGACACCAACG TTCCCAGGAGCCTGGGCGTGAGTGTGTACGTCACCGTGGAGGGAACCTCGTCCATCTACAAGCTGCCCATCGCCCCACTCATCACCGGCTCCCACCCAGTGGACAACAAAGG gacaccctccttctcctcggtcACCAACTCCAACTGCGTGGATCTCCCCGTGTGTTTCTTCCTGAAGTTGAACCAACCAAtggccttctccctctccttcatccaGCGCATGGGGGCTGCAACGG GGATCCCAGTGTTCGACAGCCCCCcagccctctcccctctgtaCCAGCTGATCGTCCACAGCCAATTACAGCGCTTGGACGAAGGTGGACCGCCCCCTAAGCCCTCGCACAACATGCACTTCTACTCT tgtCTTCCAGACCAGCAGCACTGCTACTTCCTGAACGGCGACGCCCCCGTGCAGGACGGGCGctccctgcagggggcgctggtCAGCAAGATCCCCTTCCGCCACCCGGCGCAGGTCCCGGCCATCCTGGACATCATCCGTCACCAGGCCGCCTACAACACGCTGGTGGGCAGCTGCGTCAAGCGCACCTCCGTCAAGGAAG ACGCAGCGGGGCTCCTGCAGTTTGAGGTGTGCCCCCTCACTGACTCCAGCTTCAGCGTCTCCTTCCAGCACCCGGTCAATGAATCCCTTGTGTGTG tggtgatggaggtgattgACTCTAAACAGGTGGCCTGCAAGCTGTTCAAGGGAATGTCGGACGCCCTGATCTGCACCGATGATTTCATCACCAAAGTGGTCCAGAG GTGCATGTCCATCCCTGTGACCATGAGGGCCATCCGCAGGAAGGCGGAGACCATCCAGGCCGACACGCCGGCCCTGTCCCTCATCGCCAAGACGGTGGAGATCATGGTGAAGAACAACCTGCCGCCCTCCGGGAGCCCCTCCTACAACATGGCGGGCGACGGGGCCAACCCCATGGGCCTGCCCGGGCTCGCCGGGGGCAACACGCCCACGGGCGCCGGACCCCCCGGGGGCCCCAACTTTGCGGGCCCCATCAGCACTCTGTTCGGGATGAATCGCGGGCCGGCCCAAGCTGGGGGGGAGTGCCTGGGGCAAGCCGGGGCATccgtccagcagcagcaacaacaacaacaacaacagcagcagttaCAGCAAGGACAGCAAGGACAAGGTCACGTGGACGACTACAACAAGGTCACCCAGAACCCCATCCTGACCAGCCTCCTGCAGATCACCGGGAGCGTGGGCTCCAGCCCCAGCTCCCAGAACGCCCCCACGCAGCCCCACCAGACGccgccccccacctcctccccggcCAGCAACACCAAGAACCACCCCATGCTGATGAACCTGTTGAAGGACAACCCCACCCAGGACTTTGCCGCGCTGTACGGCTCCAGCCCTCTGGAGCGGCAGAACTCCTCGTCCGGTTCCCCCCGGATGGACGGCATGGGCGGAGCCTGCCCCGGGAGCGGCAGCAAAGGGAAGAAGAAGCGCCCGCGGGGGACGGAGAAGGGCGGGCCGATGCCCGGCACTCCTGGCGGCGGGGTCggccccggcggcggcggccttgGCGGGATGGGGATGAAGGGCCAGGGGCCGAGCTCcatgcagcagcaccaccaccagcaccaggccACGCACGAGGACGACTTCCACCGCGAGCTCTTCTCCATGGACGTGGACGCCTCGCAGAACCCCATCTTCGACGTCAACCTGCCCGGCGACGGCCTGGACACGCCCCACAGCATCACCCCGGCGCCCAGCCAATGCGGGACCCCGCCCTCGGGCCCGGTGGTGCCCTACCACGCCCAGCCCCACGTCCAatcgcagcagcagcagcagcagcagctgcagcccgccATGCCCCCCCGCATGGTCCGCCTGTCCAGCTCGGACAGCATCGGCCCGGACATCACGGAGATCCTGTCGGACCTGCCCGAGCAGACGGGtaagggcggcggcggcggcggcccgggCCAGCACCACATGGGCAGCGGGGGGGAGGACGGCGGGCCCCTGGACACGCCCATCCGGGACTCTTCGAGCTCGGGCCAGGGCAGCGCCGTCTTCGACTCGGCGGACATCTTCAACACCAACAGCAACGAGATCCCCTTCACGGACGCGGCGGACCTCATCGCGGACGCCACCGCCACGGCCGACACGCCCACCAGCGGCGACTCCAACTTCTTCCCCGACGCCGCCGACTTCAACCCGGACCTGCTGACGTCCGGCCACGGCTTCTCCCAGCGGTACTTCGACGACAGCTCGCCGAGCGCCGACGGGGACCTGGACCTGGTCAAAGGCTTCGGGGGGAGCAGCCAGCAGAACACTCCGTCCGGGACCCCCCAGAACCCCGCGCCGCACGACCAGAGCACCCCGGAGCCCTCCATGAAGGACCCGTTCGACATCGGCTTGGTCTTCGGGGGGGGGAACAGCGGCGGGGGGAAGCCCCTCCTGGTGCAAGCGCCCGATTTGGGGGACGCCCACTCCGCCCACGGGGGCGTTGGAGGCAGCCAGAGCCCACTCATGATGGCGCTGCCGGGAGCGGGAGGCGACTTCAAGAACGCAGACGCTAAAgtgaaacaacaacagcagcagcagcagctgcaacAGGGACTCATGAGACCcaaggaggagggcggaggaggaggaggaggaggcggctcCTCTGGGATGGGCAtgtgtggcggcggcggcatggGGGAAGGGAAACAGGTCAAGCGCAGTAGGACACCGTCCAGCGAGGGCAAGTCCAAAGAAAAGCTGCCCAAACGCAAGAAGCTGGACACCGACGGGAAGTCCCCATCCCACAGCTCCGGGGGCCGGCCGTACACGCCCCCCAGCGGGGGGTCCGGCTCCGGGGGGAGCatgggcggtggcggcggctcCAAGTCCCCCGGTAGCTCGGGGGGGCGCTCGCAGACCCCCCCCGGGGGCGCCACCCCGCCGATCCCCAAGATCACCATTCAGATCCCCAAAGGGACGCTCTCCGGGGGGAAGACCTCGTCCCACGGGGGGTACACCTCCAgtagctccgcctccagcagcGCTGTGGGGATGGGGgcgggcagcggcggcggcaaaGGCCATCACACCcactcgtcctcttcctccggCAAGATCAAGACCAAGGAGGGAGCCATGGCCCAGGGCAGCAGCTCCAAgcccggcgggggggggatggggccGGGGCAGTCCCAGTCCAAAGGGTCCTCTCAGGGTATGGGGGTCAAGCCGGGGTCTTCCCCCATCACCAAGCACGGGCTGACGGGaccggggggcggcgggggagggATCGGCAGCAGTAACAAGATGAAACCTCTAGGGGGCAAGCCCCCCGGGTCGCTGATGAACCCCAACATGAAGCCCAACATCTCCCCCTCGCACTCCCGCTCCGGCAGCTCCGGGGAGAAGCTGTCCTCTCCCATGAAGATGCAGCAGTCCGGGGTCCCCGggaccccgccctcctccaaGGCCAAGTCGCCGATGGGCTCCGGGGGGGGCGGCAGCTCGGGGGGGTCCAAATCATCCTCCGGGGGCGGGATGGGGTCCCAGAAGCCGATGGGAGGGGGCTCGTCCTCCGGCaacatgtcctcctcctcctcgtccggctcctcctccggctccatGGCCTTCTCCGGCGGGTCGCAGTCCCAgtacgggggaggagggggtggatcagggggaggagggggagggcaagggggaggtggggggaatagcggcggaggaggtggtggaggaggaggagggagtgggggaggtggtggcggtgggggaggCAGCAGCGGTGGAGGGGGAAACCAGAACAATGCAAACAACCCAAACGCCAAAGGGAAGTCCCCCAGCCGCAACAAGAAGCCGTCCCTAACGGCGGTCATCGACAAGCTGAAGAGCGTGGGGGGCGGCGGGGTCGGGGAGGACGGCTGCGAGGTGGGGCCCCCGACAGGCGGCCCCGCGGGAGCGGCACCGGGACCGGGTCCGGGGAACGTGCCCAACAGTGCACCCCCGAACATGGGCCCTTCGAAGCACCCCATGTCCTCCCAAGGGGGCGACTACAAGCGGGAGAAGTCCGAGAAGGAGGCAAAAGCCAAGGTTTCGGTTCCGGGCCCCGGTGGGGATAAAAAGCTGATGGACACCAAGTCGGCCGGGGGTGTCCCCGGAGCTGGCCTGGCCAAGATCATCATCAGCAAGACGGACGGCGTCTCTCCAAGCATCAAGGCCAAGGTGAGCCTCCAGAAGGCCggcgagggcggcggcggcggcatcgGCGAGTCCATGCGCCCGCAGATCTCCAGCCTCAAGGCCTCGCCCCTCTTCAGCGGCTCCACCCCGAGCAACAGCCGCTCGCCGGGATACACGCCGCTCAACCACGACAGCGAGAGCGAGTCGGGCAGCAGCTCGGTGGCGGAGAAGTCCCACCAGAACAGCCCCAGCTCGGACGACGACCAGAGCATGCGGCCGCACGCCCCGCAGGACTTCATGGGCTCCATGCCGCTGAGCTCCGGCGAGAAGCACAAGAAGcacaagaaggagaagaagaggcagaaggagagggagcgcgAGCGGGAGCGCGAGAGGGACCGCGAGAGGGACCgcgagaaggagaagaagaagtccTCCATGTCGATGGGGCCCTCCGCGCACCCCATGAAGCCCGACAGCTGGTCCCGCTCGCCCATCTCGGCCTCGGACTCGTCCATCTCCATGATGGGCCCCGAGAGGCCCCCCAGGCCCAGTCCCGTGTACATACGAAACGAGGACGACGACCTCATGGACTCTGCCCTCACCGGCAACCTTTAA